Proteins found in one Sphingomonas sp. SORGH_AS_0879 genomic segment:
- a CDS encoding glutathione S-transferase family protein, which translates to MGNMVDGVWHAEGLFKSDEKGGFQRPDSGFRDWVTADGEPGPDGQTGHRAEGGRYHLYVSYACPWAHRTMIVRALKGLESMIDLSVVDPLMRDDGWTFATERGGTGDPLHGSDYLWQLYARAREGYTGKVTVPVLWDTARDTIVSNESAEIIRMFNSAFDGLGALDGDYYPADLRHEIDAVNATVYDRVNNGVYKCGFAKTQAAYDEAVAPLFAELDRLDERLTGREWLVGDRMTEADIRLFTSLVRFDAVYHGHFKCNVRRVQDYPALEGLLERMLAIPAIADTVHLDHIKTHYYASHLELNPTGIVPAGPDLPWAGLVRPSYS; encoded by the coding sequence ATGGGCAATATGGTGGACGGCGTCTGGCACGCCGAAGGGCTGTTCAAGTCCGACGAAAAGGGCGGCTTCCAGCGCCCCGATTCGGGCTTCCGCGACTGGGTGACGGCGGACGGCGAGCCCGGCCCGGACGGCCAGACGGGCCACCGTGCCGAGGGGGGCCGTTATCACCTCTATGTCTCCTATGCCTGCCCCTGGGCGCATCGCACGATGATCGTCCGGGCGCTCAAGGGGCTGGAGTCGATGATCGACCTGTCGGTGGTCGATCCGCTGATGCGCGACGATGGCTGGACCTTCGCGACGGAGCGGGGCGGCACCGGCGATCCGCTCCACGGATCAGACTATCTGTGGCAACTCTACGCCCGCGCGCGGGAGGGCTATACCGGCAAGGTCACGGTGCCGGTGCTGTGGGACACGGCGCGCGACACGATCGTCAGCAACGAGTCCGCCGAGATCATTCGCATGTTCAACAGCGCGTTCGACGGCTTGGGCGCGCTGGACGGGGATTATTATCCCGCCGACCTTCGCCACGAGATCGATGCGGTCAACGCCACCGTCTATGACCGGGTGAACAACGGCGTCTACAAATGCGGCTTCGCGAAGACGCAAGCGGCCTATGACGAAGCCGTCGCCCCATTATTCGCCGAACTCGACCGGCTGGACGAGCGGCTGACGGGTCGCGAATGGCTGGTGGGCGACCGGATGACCGAGGCGGATATCCGGCTGTTCACCAGCCTTGTCCGCTTCGACGCGGTCTATCACGGCCATTTCAAATGCAATGTCCGGCGGGTGCAGGATTATCCGGCGCTGGAGGGCTTGCTGGAGCGGATGCTGGCCATTCCGGCGATCGCGGACACGGTGCATCTGGATCACATCAAGACGCATTATTATGCCAGCCATCTGGAACTGAACCCGACCGGGATCGTGCCCGCCGGGCCGGATTTGCCCTGGGCCGGGTTGGTGCGGCCTTCTTATTCTTAA
- the rnr gene encoding ribonuclease R, whose amino-acid sequence MKKPQPGLPTREQILAFIEQSDQPAGKREIARAFGLSAQEKIGLKALLKDMADEGLIDSAPGRAFHKMGGLPKVTVLRVVDVDDGGNVWGQPERWEADGIPIPRLRIRERKRGSLGIGQRVLARTEEAGGGWIAHVMKTIAPASEQVLGVLREEAGRFWLTSVDKKDRREMMVSDTGGAEAGDLVLAEKAGRPPRITAKVVERLGDPFAPRSFSLIAIHKFEIPDRFQPETLEEAERVARQPLGEDREDLRDLPIVAIDPVDARDHDDAVWAAPDDDPANPEGWRAIVAIADVSFYVRPGSAIDKDARRRGNSVYFPDRVVPMLPEILSADVCSLKEGEDRAALACHLQVTKDGKLKGFRFTRAVVRLAANIAYEDAQAAIDGELPHPLTETALRPLWDCWAALAKARDDREPLDLDLPERRVVLDQNGRILSVAPRARLDAHRLIEDYMIAANVAAAKALEAKKATVMYRVHEVPSRTKLVALKEYLETFDIPFAMGQVIRPATFNRIVDKVGDADFRPQVMEQILRSQTQAYYAPVNQGHFGLSLGSYAHFTSPIRRYADLVVHRALVGAYKLGDGGLLPEGEEMERLGTSISQYERRAMEAERETIDRYVAAYLSEHVGQVVETRITGVTNFGFFATVDGVGGDGLMPIRDLGGDYFHYDEASQQLLGEKSREIYKLGQRLPLRLAEANPVSGALRFELPDGKGAAPEPRRVLKRRGRPANIRHNGKRR is encoded by the coding sequence ATGAAGAAACCCCAACCGGGTCTGCCGACCCGTGAGCAAATCCTCGCCTTCATCGAACAGTCGGACCAGCCCGCTGGCAAGCGCGAGATCGCGCGCGCCTTTGGCCTGTCCGCGCAGGAGAAGATCGGGCTTAAGGCGCTGCTCAAGGACATGGCCGACGAAGGGCTGATCGACAGTGCGCCGGGCCGCGCCTTTCACAAGATGGGCGGCCTGCCCAAGGTGACGGTGCTGCGTGTCGTCGATGTCGATGATGGCGGCAATGTCTGGGGCCAGCCCGAACGCTGGGAAGCCGATGGCATCCCCATCCCCCGGCTGCGCATCCGCGAGCGCAAGCGCGGGAGCCTCGGCATCGGCCAGCGCGTGCTGGCGCGGACCGAGGAAGCGGGCGGCGGCTGGATCGCGCATGTCATGAAGACGATCGCGCCCGCCTCCGAACAGGTGCTGGGCGTGCTGCGCGAGGAGGCGGGCCGCTTCTGGCTGACATCCGTCGACAAGAAGGACCGGCGCGAGATGATGGTGTCGGACACCGGCGGCGCGGAAGCGGGCGATCTGGTGCTGGCCGAGAAGGCGGGCCGTCCGCCACGCATCACCGCGAAGGTCGTCGAGCGGCTGGGCGATCCCTTCGCCCCGCGCAGCTTCTCGCTGATCGCGATCCACAAGTTCGAAATCCCCGACCGCTTCCAGCCCGAAACGCTGGAGGAGGCCGAGCGCGTCGCGCGCCAGCCGCTGGGCGAGGACCGCGAGGATTTGCGCGATTTGCCGATCGTCGCGATCGATCCGGTCGACGCGCGCGACCATGACGATGCGGTCTGGGCCGCGCCCGACGACGATCCCGCCAACCCCGAAGGCTGGCGCGCCATCGTCGCGATCGCGGATGTCAGCTTCTATGTCCGCCCCGGCTCGGCGATCGACAAGGATGCGCGGCGGCGGGGCAATTCGGTCTATTTCCCCGACCGGGTGGTGCCGATGCTGCCCGAAATCCTGTCGGCGGATGTGTGTTCGCTCAAGGAGGGCGAGGACCGCGCGGCGCTCGCCTGTCATTTGCAGGTGACGAAGGACGGCAAGCTCAAGGGCTTCCGCTTCACCCGCGCGGTCGTGCGGCTGGCGGCGAACATCGCGTACGAGGATGCGCAGGCCGCCATCGACGGCGAGCTGCCGCACCCGTTGACCGAGACGGCACTGCGCCCGCTCTGGGACTGCTGGGCCGCGCTCGCCAAGGCGCGCGACGACCGCGAGCCACTCGACCTCGACTTGCCGGAGCGGCGGGTGGTGCTCGACCAGAATGGCCGCATCCTGTCGGTCGCGCCGCGCGCGCGGCTGGATGCACACCGGCTGATCGAGGATTACATGATCGCCGCCAATGTCGCCGCCGCCAAGGCGCTGGAGGCGAAAAAGGCCACCGTCATGTACCGCGTGCACGAGGTGCCCAGCCGCACCAAGCTGGTCGCGCTCAAAGAGTATCTTGAAACCTTCGACATCCCCTTCGCGATGGGACAGGTGATCCGTCCGGCGACCTTCAACCGGATCGTCGACAAGGTGGGCGACGCCGATTTCCGCCCGCAGGTGATGGAGCAGATCCTGCGCTCGCAGACGCAAGCCTATTATGCACCGGTCAATCAGGGGCATTTCGGCCTGTCGCTCGGCTCCTATGCGCATTTCACCTCACCGATCCGGCGCTATGCCGATCTGGTCGTCCACCGCGCGCTGGTGGGGGCGTACAAGCTGGGTGACGGCGGACTGCTGCCCGAAGGCGAGGAGATGGAGCGGCTGGGCACCTCGATCAGCCAATATGAGCGGCGCGCGATGGAGGCCGAGCGCGAAACCATCGACCGCTATGTCGCCGCATACCTGTCCGAGCATGTCGGGCAGGTGGTCGAGACGCGGATCACCGGCGTCACCAATTTCGGCTTCTTCGCCACGGTCGATGGCGTGGGTGGCGACGGCCTGATGCCGATCCGCGATCTGGGCGGCGACTATTTCCATTATGACGAAGCCTCGCAGCAGTTGCTGGGCGAGAAGAGCCGCGAAATCTACAAGCTGGGCCAGCGCCTGCCGCTGCGCCTGGCCGAGGCGAACCCGGTGTCGGGAGCGCTGCGCTTCGAATTGCCCGACGGCAAGGGCGCGGCTCCCGAGCCACGCAGAGTCCTGAAACGGCGCGGGCGGCCCGCGAACATCCGCCACAACGGCAAGCGGCGGTAA
- a CDS encoding carbohydate-binding domain-containing protein — MMTLWAFPAVLAAMPVGGAQADLDRMAATMGYRYTILTNRPASCPTATPRCFDADIAITMPDAVPGVPFEIRYSLVNPVLRIDSDLFDNRMVNGDLNILTVKPGQSLKPGQTYHIKLTAVGAFFSRNHMMPHAMLAAPGLVPRVIAATRTGTDAETGLETLPFVAPMTDEAALARSAPDDRTVWRTPERAFALYAERGAATPVDVAILPRPMTVVRPAGAPVDLSKGLRVTMQGFARAAIAPALAGLPMGTVPLTIRKQAGIAPEGYRLTVADGRVTIMAADAAGASYALRSLTQQMAGEGRTLRPLTVEDAPRYGFRGLHIDLARNFHGKARNPEADRADGGL, encoded by the coding sequence ATGATGACGTTATGGGCTTTTCCCGCAGTCCTGGCCGCCATGCCGGTTGGCGGTGCACAGGCCGATCTGGACCGGATGGCGGCGACCATGGGTTATCGCTATACCATCCTGACCAACCGCCCGGCGTCATGCCCGACCGCCACCCCGCGCTGTTTCGATGCCGATATCGCGATCACCATGCCCGACGCGGTGCCGGGCGTGCCGTTCGAGATCCGCTACAGCCTGGTCAATCCGGTCCTGAGGATCGACAGCGATCTGTTCGACAACCGGATGGTCAATGGCGACCTGAACATCCTGACGGTGAAGCCCGGCCAGAGCCTCAAGCCCGGCCAGACCTATCATATCAAACTGACGGCGGTGGGCGCGTTCTTCTCACGCAACCACATGATGCCCCATGCGATGCTGGCTGCGCCCGGACTGGTCCCACGCGTGATCGCCGCCACCCGGACGGGGACCGATGCCGAGACGGGACTGGAAACCTTGCCCTTCGTCGCGCCCATGACCGACGAAGCGGCACTCGCCCGCAGCGCGCCCGACGACCGGACCGTGTGGCGGACGCCCGAGCGCGCCTTCGCGCTTTATGCCGAGCGAGGCGCGGCCACGCCCGTCGATGTGGCGATCCTGCCCCGGCCCATGACGGTCGTGCGACCGGCAGGCGCGCCGGTCGACCTGTCCAAGGGGCTGCGTGTGACGATGCAGGGCTTTGCCCGCGCCGCCATTGCGCCCGCGCTGGCCGGATTGCCGATGGGCACGGTGCCGCTGACCATCCGGAAGCAGGCCGGGATCGCTCCCGAAGGCTATCGCCTGACGGTCGCCGACGGGCGGGTGACCATCATGGCGGCGGATGCGGCGGGGGCGTCCTATGCCCTTCGCTCGCTGACCCAGCAAATGGCGGGGGAGGGCCGCACCTTGCGCCCGCTGACCGTCGAGGATGCCCCGCGATACGGCTTCCGGGGGCTTCACATCGATCTTGCCCGCAATTTCCACGGCAAGGCCCGAAATCCTGAAGCTGATCGAGCAGATGGCGGCCTATAA
- a CDS encoding family 20 glycosylhydrolase gives MPAISTARPEILKLIEQMAAYKLNRLHLHLGDDEGWRLQIASLPELTEVGAYRCADLSEKTCLQPQLGADPARDAATNGYLTAADYSDILHAAAARQIEVIPSFDMPGHSRAAIRSMEVRYQRLMAKGDRAGAERYRLVEPGDTTRYSSVQHYDDNTLNVCIDSTYRFIDRVIDDIAALHKAAGVPLTTYHIGADETAGAWKDSPACKVTMAREGLQPRQLGARFIERVAADLAKRGIAVAGWSDGLGHTDPARMPTAVQTNIWSGLHGGGVAETHGQANRGWKTVLSIPDLGYFDMPYAADPNETGYDWASRGVDSFQVFGFMPGNLAANAALIPNILAQPKPIADTVPLQSGRAIAGIQAQLWSETVRRDSQVDYMLFPRLLALAERAWRKPEWEPAYVAGVGYMPGDVRVDRARLLAGWRDFAGRMGVQMRMLDRAGVTYRLAPPGARIVGGTLEANAEFPGTPIEYRTGGTAWRRYDGPVAVMGAVDLRTRTPDGRRASRTVTVSP, from the coding sequence TTGCCCGCAATTTCCACGGCAAGGCCCGAAATCCTGAAGCTGATCGAGCAGATGGCGGCCTATAAGCTCAACAGGTTGCATCTGCATCTGGGGGATGACGAGGGCTGGCGGTTGCAGATCGCCAGCCTGCCAGAACTGACCGAGGTGGGCGCCTATCGCTGCGCCGACCTGTCCGAAAAGACCTGTCTCCAGCCGCAACTCGGCGCGGACCCGGCGCGGGACGCGGCCACCAACGGCTATCTGACCGCCGCCGATTATTCGGACATCCTGCACGCCGCCGCCGCGCGGCAGATCGAGGTGATCCCCTCCTTCGACATGCCGGGCCATTCGCGTGCGGCGATCCGGTCGATGGAGGTGCGCTATCAGCGGCTGATGGCCAAGGGCGACCGTGCGGGCGCGGAACGCTACCGGCTGGTCGAGCCGGGCGACACCACCCGCTATTCCAGTGTCCAGCATTATGACGACAACACGCTGAACGTCTGTATCGATAGTACCTATCGCTTCATCGACCGGGTGATCGACGACATCGCCGCGCTTCACAAGGCGGCGGGGGTGCCGCTGACCACCTATCATATCGGCGCGGACGAGACGGCGGGGGCGTGGAAGGACTCGCCCGCCTGCAAGGTGACGATGGCGCGCGAGGGGCTCCAGCCCCGGCAACTGGGTGCCCGCTTCATCGAACGGGTGGCGGCCGATCTCGCCAAGCGCGGCATCGCCGTTGCGGGCTGGAGCGACGGGCTGGGCCATACGGACCCGGCGCGGATGCCGACCGCGGTCCAGACCAATATCTGGTCGGGCCTGCACGGCGGCGGCGTGGCGGAGACGCATGGCCAGGCCAATCGCGGGTGGAAGACGGTGCTGTCGATCCCCGATCTGGGCTATTTCGACATGCCCTATGCCGCCGATCCGAACGAAACCGGCTATGACTGGGCATCGCGCGGGGTGGACAGTTTCCAGGTGTTCGGATTCATGCCGGGCAATCTGGCCGCCAATGCCGCGCTGATTCCCAATATCCTCGCCCAGCCCAAGCCGATCGCCGACACGGTGCCGCTGCAATCGGGACGTGCGATCGCGGGTATCCAGGCGCAATTGTGGAGCGAAACGGTCCGTCGTGACAGCCAGGTCGATTACATGCTCTTCCCCCGCCTGCTGGCGCTCGCCGAGCGGGCATGGCGCAAGCCGGAATGGGAGCCCGCCTATGTTGCGGGGGTGGGCTATATGCCGGGCGATGTGCGGGTGGATCGCGCCCGGCTGCTGGCGGGCTGGCGCGATTTCGCGGGCCGCATGGGGGTACAGATGCGGATGCTCGACCGGGCGGGGGTGACCTATCGCCTCGCCCCGCCGGGCGCGCGGATCGTCGGCGGCACGCTGGAGGCGAACGCCGAATTCCCCGGCACACCGATCGAGTATCGGACCGGCGGCACCGCCTGGCGGCGCTATGACGGGCCGGTCGCGGTAATGGGGGCGGTGGATCTCCGCACCCGCACCCCCGATGGCCGCCGCGCCAGCCGGACGGTTACGGTTTCGCCGTAA
- a CDS encoding beta-N-acetylglucosaminidase domain-containing protein, producing the protein MQRVAKWKGSLIAAVALAGASPAAMALPATRPEIFPAPTALTLGDGTVTLGRSVVLIAAPGTEPATVALVRDILAKAGVTEITTASRIPAAPDRPTIVIGPDGAAIVRDALTRSGASADDQAEGYTLAALASGHGGLITLAGHDGDGLFHAAQTLRQLVARPQIPALVIRDHPAMPMRGTIEGFYGKPWSMEDRTRHLNFLGQMKANTYVYSPKDDPYARDKWREPYPAATLSALGTLVATARTNHVNFVYAISPGPSICFSDPADEQTLLRKFEALRGIGVHSFYVALDDIEYQKWNCDADKAAFGPSGAQAAGVAQSKLLNAVQADLAKRDPAAKPLIMVPTEYYDAKESPYKAALRANLDPRIVVQWTGTDVVPPAISVPDAKAATKAFGRKTLLWDNYPVNDYASSAGRLLLAPYAKREAGLSSELTGILSNPMNQEAPSRVAVAGVLAFGWNDKGYDADRTWHFAARDLAGDDARATAALLELFDTQHLAPTFGSQPWQEQAPRLKALLDHVREALAHGDEAERREAIAELTRKADAIADAPDTIRAGVVDPAFAEQSRPWLDAMQLWGRSLRLTAAGLDAAERGNPAASRYFADAGRIAAQAAAVQSIPGAVRFDGPIKIADGVLDRFIADAPGLIAVTAKP; encoded by the coding sequence ATGCAGCGAGTAGCCAAATGGAAGGGCAGCCTGATCGCCGCCGTCGCACTGGCCGGAGCTTCCCCCGCCGCGATGGCGCTGCCCGCGACGCGGCCCGAGATCTTCCCCGCTCCTACCGCCCTGACGCTGGGCGACGGCACGGTGACGCTGGGCCGATCGGTCGTGCTGATCGCCGCGCCCGGTACCGAGCCCGCCACGGTCGCGCTCGTCCGCGACATTCTGGCGAAGGCGGGCGTGACCGAGATCACGACCGCCAGCCGCATCCCCGCCGCGCCCGACCGCCCGACCATCGTCATCGGCCCGGACGGGGCCGCGATCGTCCGCGACGCGCTGACCCGCAGCGGGGCAAGCGCCGACGATCAGGCGGAGGGCTATACCCTCGCCGCTCTCGCTTCGGGTCATGGCGGCCTGATCACGCTGGCGGGGCATGATGGCGACGGCCTGTTCCACGCCGCCCAGACGCTGCGTCAGCTCGTCGCCCGCCCCCAAATCCCCGCGCTGGTGATCCGCGACCACCCCGCCATGCCGATGCGCGGCACGATCGAGGGCTTTTACGGCAAGCCCTGGTCGATGGAGGACCGGACCAGGCATCTGAATTTCCTCGGGCAGATGAAGGCCAACACCTATGTCTACAGCCCCAAGGACGACCCCTATGCGCGCGACAAGTGGCGGGAGCCCTATCCGGCGGCGACGCTGTCGGCGCTGGGCACACTGGTCGCCACCGCGCGGACCAATCATGTGAACTTCGTCTACGCGATCTCGCCCGGCCCCTCGATCTGCTTCTCCGATCCAGCGGACGAGCAGACGCTGCTGCGCAAGTTCGAGGCGCTGCGCGGAATCGGCGTGCACAGCTTCTATGTCGCGCTGGATGACATCGAATATCAGAAGTGGAATTGCGACGCGGACAAAGCCGCCTTCGGCCCCTCTGGCGCACAGGCCGCCGGGGTTGCCCAGTCCAAGCTGTTGAACGCGGTGCAGGCCGATCTGGCAAAGCGCGACCCCGCCGCGAAGCCGCTGATCATGGTGCCGACCGAATATTATGACGCCAAGGAAAGCCCCTATAAGGCCGCGCTGCGCGCCAATCTCGACCCGCGCATCGTCGTGCAGTGGACCGGCACCGACGTCGTGCCGCCCGCCATCTCGGTTCCCGATGCCAAGGCGGCGACCAAGGCATTCGGGCGCAAGACGCTGTTGTGGGACAATTATCCGGTCAACGACTATGCCAGTTCGGCCGGGCGGCTGCTGCTCGCCCCCTATGCCAAGCGCGAGGCGGGGCTGTCGAGCGAGCTGACCGGCATATTGTCCAACCCGATGAACCAGGAAGCGCCCAGCCGTGTCGCGGTGGCGGGAGTGTTGGCCTTCGGGTGGAACGACAAGGGCTATGACGCGGATCGCACCTGGCATTTCGCGGCGCGCGATCTCGCGGGGGACGATGCGCGGGCGACGGCGGCGCTGCTCGAACTCTTCGACACCCAGCATCTCGCCCCTACCTTCGGCAGCCAGCCCTGGCAGGAACAGGCACCCCGGTTGAAGGCGCTGCTCGACCATGTCCGCGAGGCGCTGGCCCATGGTGACGAAGCCGAAAGGCGCGAGGCCATCGCCGAACTGACCCGCAAGGCCGATGCCATCGCCGACGCCCCCGATACGATCCGCGCGGGCGTGGTCGATCCTGCCTTTGCCGAACAGTCGCGCCCCTGGCTGGATGCGATGCAGCTTTGGGGACGCTCGCTGCGACTGACCGCCGCCGGGCTCGACGCCGCCGAGCGGGGCAATCCAGCCGCGAGCCGCTATTTCGCCGATGCCGGGCGGATCGCCGCCCAGGCCGCCGCGGTGCAGAGCATTCCCGGCGCGGTGCGCTTCGACGGGCCGATCAAGATCGCCGATGGCGTGCTCGACCGGTTCATCGCCGACGCGCCCGGCCTGATCGCGGTTACGGCGAAACCGTAA
- a CDS encoding ABC transporter transmembrane domain-containing protein, translating to MAKSAASPKPAIPPSRRLSNLKMVWRFTLRYPAHLAAAALSLLVAAGATLFIPRTFQKVIDHGFGRAVDTGNIAPYFQGLLAVVLVLAFATAFRFYFVSWLGERTVADIRVAVQANLLRLAPRYFEENRPSEIASRLTADTAIIEQVVGSTVSIALRNVVIGIGGTIYLFALSPKLTLSLLICIPLVVLPIVLLGKKVRSYSRDSQDRLADIGSTAVETLGAMKVVQAFGQERREAERFELAVSNGFATSRKRFLLRAVMTAMVIGLFFGGLTLLLWEAVADVASGRLSGGSLTAFVVTGMLVAGSFQALTEVWGDILRASGAAQRLAELLAEQPEIAPPPAPAVLPVVPMGALRFEDVVFHYPTRPEVAALDGFSLDIRPGETVAVVGPSGAGKSTLFQLAERFYDPQGGRISLDGVDLRDADPAAIRARIAMVPQETVIFGASARDNLRYGRWEAGDDELWAAAEAANAADFLRALPQGLDTFLGEGGARLSGGQRQRITIARALLRDAPILLLDEATSALDAESEQLVQQALERLMAHRTTLVIAHRLATVRAAERIVVMDGGRIVEQGRHGELMARGGLYARLASLQFHE from the coding sequence ATGGCCAAATCCGCCGCTTCCCCCAAGCCCGCCATTCCGCCCAGCCGCCGGTTGAGCAATCTCAAGATGGTATGGCGCTTTACGCTGCGATATCCGGCCCATCTGGCCGCCGCCGCGCTGTCGCTGCTGGTCGCGGCGGGGGCGACGCTGTTCATCCCGCGCACCTTTCAGAAGGTGATCGACCATGGCTTCGGCCGCGCGGTCGATACGGGCAATATCGCCCCCTATTTTCAGGGGCTGTTGGCGGTGGTGCTGGTGCTCGCCTTCGCCACGGCGTTCCGATTCTATTTCGTGTCGTGGCTGGGCGAGCGGACCGTTGCCGACATCCGAGTCGCGGTGCAGGCCAATCTGCTCCGCCTCGCCCCCCGCTATTTCGAGGAGAACCGCCCCTCGGAGATCGCCAGTCGCCTGACCGCCGACACCGCGATCATCGAACAGGTGGTCGGCTCGACCGTCTCGATCGCGCTGCGCAACGTGGTGATCGGGATCGGCGGCACCATCTATCTCTTCGCGCTGTCGCCCAAGCTGACCCTGTCGCTGCTGATCTGCATCCCGCTGGTCGTGCTGCCCATCGTGCTGCTGGGCAAGAAGGTGCGCAGCTATTCGCGCGACAGCCAGGATCGGCTGGCCGATATCGGATCGACCGCCGTCGAGACGCTGGGCGCGATGAAGGTCGTGCAGGCGTTCGGCCAGGAGCGGCGCGAGGCCGAGCGGTTCGAACTGGCGGTCAGCAACGGCTTCGCCACATCGCGCAAGCGCTTCCTGCTCCGCGCGGTGATGACGGCGATGGTGATCGGCCTGTTCTTCGGCGGGCTGACGCTGCTCCTGTGGGAAGCGGTGGCGGACGTCGCCAGCGGACGACTGTCGGGCGGGTCGCTGACCGCGTTCGTCGTGACGGGGATGCTGGTGGCGGGCTCGTTCCAGGCGCTGACCGAGGTGTGGGGGGATATCCTGCGCGCATCGGGTGCGGCACAGCGGCTGGCCGAATTGCTCGCCGAACAGCCCGAAATCGCGCCGCCCCCCGCCCCCGCCGTCCTGCCGGTCGTGCCGATGGGCGCGCTTCGGTTCGAGGACGTGGTGTTCCACTACCCCACCCGGCCCGAAGTGGCGGCGCTCGACGGCTTCTCGCTCGACATTCGCCCCGGCGAGACGGTGGCGGTGGTCGGCCCCTCCGGTGCGGGCAAATCGACGCTGTTCCAACTGGCGGAGCGTTTCTACGATCCTCAAGGAGGGCGGATTTCGCTCGACGGCGTCGATCTGCGCGATGCCGATCCGGCGGCGATCCGGGCGCGCATCGCGATGGTGCCGCAGGAGACGGTGATCTTCGGCGCGTCGGCGCGCGACAATCTGCGCTATGGCCGGTGGGAGGCGGGCGACGACGAACTCTGGGCCGCCGCCGAAGCCGCCAACGCCGCCGACTTTCTGCGCGCGCTGCCACAGGGGCTGGACACCTTCCTGGGCGAAGGTGGCGCGCGGCTGTCGGGTGGTCAGCGGCAGCGGATCACCATCGCCCGCGCGTTGCTCCGCGATGCGCCGATCCTGTTGCTCGACGAGGCGACCAGCGCGCTCGATGCCGAGAGCGAGCAACTGGTGCAGCAGGCGCTGGAGCGGCTGATGGCGCACCGGACCACTTTGGTCATCGCCCACCGCCTCGCCACCGTGCGCGCGGCGGAGCGGATCGTGGTGATGGACGGCGGGCGCATCGTCGAACAGGGGCGCCACGGGGAATTGATGGCACGCGGCGGGCTTTATGCGCGGTTGGCGAGCCTGCAATTCCACGAGTGA
- a CDS encoding polyhydroxyalkanoate depolymerase, giving the protein MLYDAYEMQRSMLAGASALANFGAGLLQNPANPFAYFGGGAIMGSALEVFAHASAPRGKPAFGLTKTEIDGREVAVHEEIVARKPFGQLKRFRREGVEDSPRLLIVAPMSGHYATLLRGTVERMLPSCEVYITDWRDAKLVPLSEGRFDFDDYVDYIIDFLTEIGPNAHMLAVCQPSVPCYVAACVMSADKHPCTPRTLTLMGGPVDTREAPTAVNLLATERPHAWFEQNAIATVPMTYPGAGRRVYPGFLQLAGFMSMNLGNHMISHWEMFKHLVQGDDESAEATKRFYDEYRAVCDMTAEFYLQTVELVFQRHALPKGEMLHRGKPVDPGAITDIGILAIEGERDDISGLGQTRASLTLATHLPDAKKRYFMAENVGHYGIFNGSKWRNRIAPVVEEWIKANG; this is encoded by the coding sequence ATGCTGTACGACGCCTATGAAATGCAACGCTCGATGCTGGCGGGGGCGAGCGCGCTGGCCAATTTCGGCGCGGGGCTGCTCCAGAACCCGGCCAACCCCTTCGCCTATTTCGGCGGCGGCGCGATCATGGGATCGGCGCTGGAGGTCTTCGCCCATGCCTCCGCGCCGCGCGGCAAGCCCGCCTTCGGCCTGACGAAGACGGAGATCGACGGGCGCGAGGTGGCGGTCCATGAGGAGATCGTGGCGCGCAAGCCCTTCGGCCAGCTCAAGCGGTTCCGCCGCGAGGGCGTCGAGGACAGCCCCAGGCTGCTGATCGTCGCGCCCATGTCGGGCCATTACGCCACGCTGTTGCGCGGTACGGTCGAGCGGATGTTGCCGAGTTGCGAGGTCTATATCACCGACTGGCGCGACGCGAAGCTGGTGCCCCTGTCCGAGGGTCGGTTCGATTTCGATGATTATGTCGATTACATCATCGACTTCCTGACCGAGATCGGCCCCAATGCGCATATGCTGGCGGTGTGCCAGCCCTCGGTCCCCTGCTATGTCGCGGCTTGTGTGATGAGCGCGGACAAGCATCCCTGCACCCCGCGCACCCTGACCCTGATGGGCGGGCCGGTCGACACGCGCGAGGCGCCGACCGCGGTCAACCTGCTGGCGACCGAGCGTCCCCATGCCTGGTTCGAGCAGAATGCGATCGCGACCGTGCCGATGACCTATCCGGGTGCCGGACGGCGGGTTTATCCGGGGTTCCTGCAACTCGCCGGGTTCATGTCGATGAATCTCGGCAACCACATGATTTCGCACTGGGAGATGTTCAAGCATCTGGTCCAGGGCGACGACGAGAGCGCCGAGGCGACCAAGCGCTTCTACGACGAATATCGCGCGGTGTGCGACATGACGGCGGAATTCTATCTCCAGACCGTCGAACTGGTGTTCCAGCGCCATGCGCTGCCCAAGGGCGAGATGCTGCACCGTGGCAAGCCGGTCGATCCGGGTGCGATCACCGATATCGGCATCCTGGCGATCGAGGGCGAGCGGGACGATATCTCGGGGCTGGGCCAGACCCGTGCGTCGTTGACGCTGGCGACCCATCTCCCGGATGCGAAGAAGCGCTATTTCATGGCCGAGAATGTCGGCCATTACGGTATCTTCAACGGCTCGAAATGGCGCAACCGCATCGCGCCGGTGGTTGAGGAGTGGATCAAGGCGAACGGATAA